Proteins encoded together in one Amblyomma americanum isolate KBUSLIRL-KWMA chromosome 1, ASM5285725v1, whole genome shotgun sequence window:
- the LOC144106873 gene encoding uncharacterized protein LOC144106873 isoform X2, with product MLGPFTLDNLRYVYSIKRRHYHDELKDKTARTKSGELEYTGRWKFFDCLSFLCVRSEPFRVAVVSPMLHFEEEQLIELEEESDGTLLDDGDTSVVEAEESSILPDSILPTADALRVAAKDEPPATPSTSLEYALSTFPPPFKKVRASSSAVAAPASSLAVQPLIQTPSDSCSSTVVPRVENVQSLSCPVGGYYDECDQFGNIVANYMRCLSEEDRLEFHCHIMSCTKDFKCFSHFGVKRRL from the exons ATGCTAGGACCGTTCACTCTCG ATAACCTGCGGTACGTGTACAGCATCAAGCGGCGCCACTACCACGATGAACTGAAGGACAAGACTGCACGCACGAAGTCCGGAGAACTGGAATACACGGGCCGGTGGAAGTTCTTCGACTGTCTCAGTTTCCTGTGCGTTCGCTCGGAGCCTTTCCGTGTCGCCGTCGTCAGCCCTATGCTGCACTTCGAAGAAGAGCAGCTG ATCGAGCTAGAAGAAGAGAGTGACGGGACACTTTTAGACGACGGTGACACCAGCGTCGTGGAGGCGGAGGAGTCTAGTATATTGCCGGACAGCATCTTGCCTACTGCGGACGCGTTGCGGGTGGCGGCCAAGGACGAGCCTCCAGCCACACCCAGCACGAGCCTGGAGTACGCCCTCTCCACCTTTCCACCGCCTTTCAAGAAGGTGCGCGCTTCCTCATCCGCCGTCGCCGCGCCGGCCTCCAGCTTGGCTGTTCAGCCGCTGATTCAGACGCCCTCGGATTCGTGCAGCAGCACTGTCGTGCCACGCGTGGAGAATGTGCAGTCGCTGAGCTGCCCTGTTGGCGGCTACTACGACGAGTGCGACCAGTTCGGCAACATAGTCGCGAACTACATGCGATGCCTCTCGGAGGAGGACCGGCTTGAATTCCACTGCCACATCATGAGCTGTACCAAGGACTTCAAGTGTTTTTCACATTTCGGCGTGAAACGGCGCCTGTGA
- the LOC144106873 gene encoding uncharacterized protein LOC144106873 isoform X1 — MLGPFTLDNLRYVYSIKRRHYHDELKDKTARTKSGELEYTGRWKFFDCLSFLCVRSEPFRVAVVSPMLHFEEEQLVSGRDLRGGCFLKHVEVLVYLRALLFFCDRDVRRIELEEESDGTLLDDGDTSVVEAEESSILPDSILPTADALRVAAKDEPPATPSTSLEYALSTFPPPFKKVRASSSAVAAPASSLAVQPLIQTPSDSCSSTVVPRVENVQSLSCPVGGYYDECDQFGNIVANYMRCLSEEDRLEFHCHIMSCTKDFKCFSHFGVKRRL, encoded by the exons ATGCTAGGACCGTTCACTCTCG ATAACCTGCGGTACGTGTACAGCATCAAGCGGCGCCACTACCACGATGAACTGAAGGACAAGACTGCACGCACGAAGTCCGGAGAACTGGAATACACGGGCCGGTGGAAGTTCTTCGACTGTCTCAGTTTCCTGTGCGTTCGCTCGGAGCCTTTCCGTGTCGCCGTCGTCAGCCCTATGCTGCACTTCGAAGAAGAGCAGCTG GTCTCCGGCCGCGATCTGCGAGGCGGCTGTTTCTTGAAGCATGTTGAAGTCCTGGTTTACTTAcgtgctcttctttttttctgcgaCCGTGACGTCAGAAGG ATCGAGCTAGAAGAAGAGAGTGACGGGACACTTTTAGACGACGGTGACACCAGCGTCGTGGAGGCGGAGGAGTCTAGTATATTGCCGGACAGCATCTTGCCTACTGCGGACGCGTTGCGGGTGGCGGCCAAGGACGAGCCTCCAGCCACACCCAGCACGAGCCTGGAGTACGCCCTCTCCACCTTTCCACCGCCTTTCAAGAAGGTGCGCGCTTCCTCATCCGCCGTCGCCGCGCCGGCCTCCAGCTTGGCTGTTCAGCCGCTGATTCAGACGCCCTCGGATTCGTGCAGCAGCACTGTCGTGCCACGCGTGGAGAATGTGCAGTCGCTGAGCTGCCCTGTTGGCGGCTACTACGACGAGTGCGACCAGTTCGGCAACATAGTCGCGAACTACATGCGATGCCTCTCGGAGGAGGACCGGCTTGAATTCCACTGCCACATCATGAGCTGTACCAAGGACTTCAAGTGTTTTTCACATTTCGGCGTGAAACGGCGCCTGTGA